The genomic interval GTTGTACTCCGAGAGGTCGCCGTGGACGAGGCCCGCACGGTACAGCCGCCGCGTGTACTCGCGGACGACCTCGTAGGCCGTCTCGGGGTTCTCCACCGCCACCTCAGAGAGGCGCTTCGCGCGCTCGCCGTCGCGTCCGAGGAACTCCATCACGAGGACGTTCCGCTGGACGGCGATGGGCTCGGGAACGCGCACGCCGGCGTCGCGGGCGCGCATGAGGTTCGCGAACTCCTTTTTCGTCCACGCGACGACGACCTTCCGCTTGTCAGAGCCGATGCCCTCGAAGCGCGGGTCGCCGTCGAGGTAGTCGCGCATCGCCCGGAAGTCGGAGGCGTTGATGCGGTATATCTTCACCGCGACGTCGCGGTCGTCGCCGGCCGCGAGATAGACGTTCGCCTCCTTCCCCGTCGAGAGCGGGCCGCCGAACGCCGCGACGTGGCCGTCCTGCACGAGCTTGTACAGCGCGGCGAGCGTCGCGTCGTCGAACACCGAGTCGGTGACCTTGAACTGGTCGGCGTCCTTGATGCGCTTGCGGAACTCCAGGAACTCGCGGT from Halosegnis marinus carries:
- the rio1 gene encoding serine/threonine-protein kinase Rio1; the protein is MTEFDLVDTDGAEIPGDEWDEIDVSESEADAVGRKQDREFLEFRKRIKDADQFKVTDSVFDDATLAALYKLVQDGHVAAFGGPLSTGKEANVYLAAGDDRDVAVKIYRINASDFRAMRDYLDGDPRFEGIGSDKRKVVVAWTKKEFANLMRARDAGVRVPEPIAVQRNVLVMEFLGRDGERAKRLSEVAVENPETAYEVVREYTRRLYRAGLVHGDLSEYNVVVHDGELYVLDLGQAVTVHHPNSRDFLERDCRNVAAFFSRQGYEVTGEAMFEYVTEPEPEP